From the Rhodothalassiaceae bacterium genome, one window contains:
- a CDS encoding RND transporter, which yields MKTDDKTVTGIRKWFSTTGGLFIAVIAAVLVVNISPAGADETEADHAEEHEQEQARFIPEEVVRKAGAEIVVVTVGKRRISDDIRAPGEVRLNQYRAAIVAPRIAGQVVARHVRLGDEVRSGQPLVTLSSTRMAEAQGQLITASREWRRVRALGREVVSERRYIAAQVAADLARARVLAFGMTPEQVDALVSRDDPALATGEFDLLAPRDGTVIADDFILGEYVEPGRSLLEIADERQVWVRAQIRPEQASFLKAGQQVRVLLPDGEPISGRIQQIYHKLDEQTRTLPVRILVANAGDRLHPGEYVEVAIPIAAGREVLAVPASAITMLEGESVVFLAEDGGYRPVPVAVEDVSDDWVAVRDGLVAGQKVVGRGAFFLKSILLKSQLGEGHAH from the coding sequence ATGAAGACTGACGACAAGACGGTGACAGGTATCCGCAAATGGTTTTCAACCACCGGCGGTCTTTTTATCGCGGTGATCGCCGCCGTCCTTGTGGTGAACATCAGCCCGGCAGGGGCGGATGAGACGGAGGCAGATCATGCCGAAGAGCATGAGCAGGAGCAGGCGCGCTTCATCCCGGAAGAGGTGGTGCGCAAGGCGGGTGCCGAGATCGTGGTTGTGACCGTCGGAAAACGACGGATTTCTGATGACATCCGCGCACCGGGCGAGGTTCGGCTCAACCAGTATCGTGCGGCCATCGTGGCACCGCGTATTGCAGGCCAGGTCGTGGCACGGCATGTCCGCCTTGGGGACGAGGTCAGGTCCGGCCAGCCGCTGGTTACGCTCTCAAGCACCCGGATGGCCGAGGCCCAGGGACAATTGATCACGGCCAGTCGGGAGTGGCGCCGTGTTCGTGCGCTCGGGCGCGAGGTGGTGTCGGAGCGACGCTACATTGCCGCTCAGGTGGCAGCCGATCTCGCCCGGGCGAGGGTTCTCGCCTTCGGAATGACCCCGGAACAGGTGGATGCTCTCGTCAGTCGCGATGACCCGGCCCTGGCGACCGGAGAGTTTGACCTTCTGGCACCGCGAGACGGAACCGTCATCGCAGACGACTTTATCCTCGGGGAATATGTGGAACCCGGCCGCTCCCTGCTTGAGATCGCAGATGAGCGGCAGGTGTGGGTGCGTGCCCAGATCCGGCCCGAACAGGCGTCTTTCCTGAAGGCTGGGCAGCAGGTGCGCGTGCTGCTTCCCGATGGAGAGCCGATCAGCGGACGGATCCAGCAAATCTATCACAAACTTGATGAGCAGACCCGGACATTGCCCGTGCGGATCCTGGTGGCGAATGCAGGAGATCGTCTGCATCCCGGAGAATATGTCGAGGTGGCGATACCGATTGCCGCCGGGCGGGAGGTGCTGGCTGTGCCGGCGTCCGCCATCACGATGCTGGAAGGCGAGTCCGTTGTCTTTCTTGCCGAAGACGGTGGATATCGCCCGGTTCCGGTGGCCGTGGAAGATGTCAGTGACGACTGGGTGGCTGTGCGTGACGGTCTTGTCGCCGGTCAGAAGGTCGTCGGTCGGGGGGCATTTTTCCTCAAATCGATCCTGCTGAAGTCGCAGCTTGGCGAAGGCCACGCGCACTAG
- the wecB gene encoding UDP-N-acetylglucosamine 2-epimerase has protein sequence MGAPIRTLVVVGTRPEAIKLAPVIRRLRADHRFALTVCATGQHRGLLDDALAAFGIKPDIDLDLMTPDQRPAVLAARVLQALDGLLAQRRFDWMLVQGDTVTTLAAAEAAFYARVPLAHVEAGLRSGDLRQPFPEEGQRAMVARIADLHFAPTEEARGNLLAEGVDWRRIHVTGNTGIDALLTMAEAVRGSDACDRDDVDGALRQERGPDTRRLLLVTAHRRENLGDGLARICVRRCTQLAERTDIEIVWPLHPNPAVGKAVPPLLGAHPRIRLIAPPDYRAFVRLLLEAEIVLTDSGGLQEEAPALGRPVLVLRDVTERPEAVAAGAARLVGTDPDRILGEAMRLLDDPAAYAAMARPRLIFGDGNAAERIVKVLAKVTEGRDRLTK, from the coding sequence ATGGGGGCGCCGATCCGCACGCTTGTGGTGGTGGGCACGCGGCCGGAGGCGATCAAGCTTGCGCCCGTGATCCGGCGGCTCCGCGCCGATCACCGCTTCGCCCTCACCGTCTGCGCCACGGGTCAGCACCGCGGCCTGCTCGATGACGCGCTTGCGGCCTTCGGGATCAAGCCCGACATCGATCTGGACCTCATGACGCCGGACCAGCGGCCGGCGGTGCTGGCGGCGCGGGTGCTCCAGGCGCTCGACGGGCTGCTGGCGCAGCGGCGGTTCGACTGGATGCTCGTGCAGGGCGACACCGTGACGACGCTGGCGGCCGCCGAGGCCGCCTTCTACGCCCGCGTGCCGCTTGCGCATGTGGAAGCCGGCCTGCGCAGCGGCGACCTCCGCCAACCCTTCCCGGAGGAGGGCCAGCGCGCGATGGTGGCCCGCATCGCCGACCTGCATTTCGCGCCCACCGAGGAGGCGCGCGGCAATCTGCTGGCCGAGGGGGTCGACTGGCGGCGCATCCATGTCACCGGCAACACCGGCATCGATGCGCTGCTGACGATGGCCGAGGCCGTGCGTGGGTCGGATGCGTGCGACCGCGACGATGTCGACGGTGCCCTGCGGCAGGAGCGCGGCCCGGATACGCGGCGCCTGCTGCTTGTCACCGCCCATCGCCGGGAGAACCTGGGTGACGGACTCGCTCGCATCTGCGTACGGCGCTGCACGCAGTTAGCGGAGCGTACGGATATCGAGATCGTCTGGCCCCTGCATCCCAATCCGGCCGTGGGCAAGGCCGTCCCGCCCCTTCTCGGCGCCCACCCACGCATCCGGCTGATCGCGCCGCCCGACTACCGCGCCTTCGTGAGGCTGCTGCTTGAGGCCGAGATCGTGCTGACCGATTCGGGCGGTCTGCAGGAGGAGGCGCCGGCGCTGGGCAGGCCGGTGCTCGTGCTGCGGGACGTGACCGAACGGCCCGAGGCGGTGGCGGCGGGGGCGGCACGGCTCGTCGGCACGGATCCGGACCGCATCCTGGGCGAGGCGATGCGCCTGCTGGACGACCCGGCCGCCTACGCCGCCATGGCCCGCCCGCGCCTCATTTTCGGCGACGGAAACGCCGCGGAGCGGATCGTCAAGGTGCTGGCGAAGGTCACGGAAGGAAGAGACAGGCTGACGAAGTAG